ggggggtgcggtgAGGACTGGCTGCCTGACACGTACAGGGGTTTCTTTGAGGGGTGCTGCCACGGTTTGGAACTAGACGGTCGTGGTGGTCGCCCGACCCCTCTAGTGTATACTCGGGGCCGCTGGCTCCTACACGGGTGTTGGGTGTGCACAATGCGCCCGCCCAGCCAAAAGCCAGCGTTCCTTCAAACAGGGGTTCCAGGGAGCAGGCTCCCGCCCAGCACTGCTTCTCTGCAGCGGGGGCCCATGGGAAAGCAGTGACTTCACCGGATGTACGTGTCCCAAAACGCGCACCCGACCAATGATGGGGTCGGTCTGTGATCTCTAGGATACAGAGTAGCGGCTTTGGAACCCTGCCGGTCGGAAACTTCGGGCCAACTGGCCTTTTACACCGCTTCCCGCCACATCGCACCATATCCAGCCCCATCCGACCGCATCCAGCCACACCCGACCGCATCCAGCCCTGTCCGACCGCATCCAGCCGCACCCGACCGCTTCCCGCAGCGCACGCCAGACCGAGGCCCGTCCGAGAAAGCGCAGCCGAGGCCCAGCATGCCTGTGAGGAGGAGCCGTCGAGGGTCGTCCAGTGGCCAGAGCCGGGTCCGCTCCCGCACTGCCCGAGCCGAGTTGACGTTCTCCGTGAGCCACGTGGAGCGCCTCCTGCGGGAGGGCCGCTACTCGCAGCGCCTGGGCGCGTCCGCCCCGATCTTCCTAGCGGCCGTCATCCAGTCCCTGACGGCCAAGGTCCTGGAGCTGGCCGGCATCGAGGCCCGGAACAGAGGCAGGAGGCTCATC
The DNA window shown above is from Lynx canadensis isolate LIC74 chromosome X, mLynCan4.pri.v2, whole genome shotgun sequence and carries:
- the LOC115507139 gene encoding histone H2A-Bbd type 2/3; the encoded protein is MPVRRSRRGSSSGQSRVRSRTARAELTFSVSHVERLLREGRYSQRLGASAPIFLAAVIQSLTAKVLELAGIEARNRGRRLITPDVVDMVVHSHPPLSAFFQSTIISQAVPGWN